In Hydra vulgaris chromosome 06, alternate assembly HydraT2T_AEP, a genomic segment contains:
- the LOC100199170 gene encoding ski oncogene, which yields MDSKTLEKVHPNPLLHLILQRYTETARNSIHGPVALKDDLPQIALKKTVRHTSSSEIPLEFQFRTTYLEGYTVACFLVGGEKRLCFSEIVHTVLKDINVQEIFEKRDKLLIFTSKCSMKQLDELKYNGVLPWTSSSSNLITKSDSYRLIGALQNHLAPKDRNNCSPSSFQIYHECFGGCSGVFDAERYVKPQSLCIKCDSCKGLFSPPSFTTHSHSSFDNVHTCHWGFDTVRWRSYIMLVEDQVTPDLIKTWNDIKLKFNNTKIVKSAQYVGNDQIMAKYPGNKDKQDRDVTLPLEIIPSSYLPKNNTSAFQPWSLKNRQEHLLESSQNNKYTILKTPNHSNVDNPCLTKVNDSKGCRFQSSVYMDCVHCKNAVESNSKFCDISDKVNEDIKPKIEPNFENIQNQEKTFKLMIKKVLEKYISTDTVNVKDLGHHLSNEFKQLNISQDKRLQEALIMNHHLENELQSVKLKSKKKIAEIKKEKDQIEQEIETLHRERQKEITLFNQMRWELNHEVSKNKVNKADDIETIQKENILLKMKLEQILVDRENLHKQLSWQLNKKKNQSWMPFPLMAQSFSSCEDKYTEYNTFKRASSCCDSSMANSSLSPAPKSRKIDYPRTTTSTQINTAVSEENSDIDVDD from the exons atggatTCAAAAACGTTAGAAAAAGTCCATCCCAACCCATTACTTCATTTAATACTTCAAAGATATACTGAAACAGCTCGAAATTCTATTCATGGGCCTGTTGCGTTAAAAGATGATCTTCCACAAATCGCATTAAAGAAAACTGTTAGGCACACTTCCAGTTCAGAAATTCCCTTAGAGTTTCAATTTAGAACAACATACCTGGAAGGTTATACTGTAGCATGCTTTTTAGTTGGAGGAGAAAAGCGCTTGTGTTTTTCTGAAATAGTTCATACTGTATTAAAGGACATAAATGTTCaggaaatatttgaaaaaagggACAAACTGCtaatatttacatcaaaatgTTCAATGAAACAGTTAGATGAACTAAAGTATAATGGTGTTCTACCCTGGACATCGTCATCAAGTAATTTGATAACAAAAAGTGATTCTTACAGGTTAATAGGAGCCTTGCAAAATCATTTAGCACCAAAAGATAGGAACAATTGTAGCCCATCCTCCTTTCAAATTTACCATGAGTGTTTCGGTGGTTGTAGTGGTGTATTTGATGCAGAACGTTATGTTAAGCCACAATCACTATGTATTAAATGTGATTCGTGTAAAGGACTTTTTTCTCCACCGAGTTTTACGACTCATAGCCATAGTTCGTTTGACAATGTGCACACTTGTCATTGGGGGTTTGATACAGTTCGATGGAGATCATATATAATGCTGGTAGAAGATCAAGTTACTCCCGATTTGATAAAAACATGGAACGATATAAAgttgaaatttaataatacaaaaatagttAAGAGTGCACAATATGTTGGAAATGATCAAATCATGGCAAAATACCCAGGAAACAAGGATAAACAAGATAGAGACGTTACATTACCTTTAGAAATTATTCCAAGTTCTTATCTACCAAAAAATAATACTTCTGCATTTCAACCATGGTCATTAAAAAACAGACAAGAGCACCTACTTGAAAGCTCTCAAAACAACAAatacacaattttaaaaacaccaaaTCATTCAAATGTTGATAACCCAtgtttaacaaaagttaatgATTCGAAAGGTTGTCGGTTTCAGTCTTCAGTTTATATGGATTGTGTTCATTGCAAAAATGCTGTTGAATCCAATTCTAAATTTTGTGACATTTCCGATAAAGTTAATGAAGATATAAAACCTAAAATTGAAccaaactttgaaaatattcaaaaccaagaaaaaacctttaagttaatgataaaaaaagtattagaaaagTATATTTCTACAGACACTGTTAATGTCAAGGATTTAGGTCATCACTTATCTAATGAGTTTAAACAGCTGAACATTTCACAAGATAAAAGGCTCCAAGAAGCACTTATAATGAACCACCATCTTGAAAATGAGTTGCAATCAGTCAaactaaaaagcaaaaaaaagattgcagaaattaaaaaagaaaaagatcaaATTGAGCAAGAGATTGAAACTTTGCACAGAGAACGtcaaaaa GAAATAACTCTGTTCAATCAAATGAGGTGGGAACTTAATCATGAGGTTTCTAAAAATAAGGTAAACAAGGCGGATGATATAGAAACAATACAAAAGGAAAATATACTTCTGAAAATGAAACTTGAACAAATACTTGTTGATCGAGAAAATTTGCATAAGCAATTATCTTggcagttaaataaaaaaaaaaaccaatcgTGGATGCCATTTCCTTTAATGGCCCAAAGTTTTTCAAGCTGCGAAGATAAATACACAGAATACAACACATTTAAAAGAGCATCTAGTTGTTGTGATTCATCAATGGCAAATAg TTCACTTAGCCCTGCTCCAAAGTCACGTAAAATTGATTATCCTAGAACTACAACTTCAACCCAAATAAATACAGCTGTGAGTGAGGAAAATAGTGACATTGATGTGGATGACtaa